A single region of the Deltaproteobacteria bacterium genome encodes:
- a CDS encoding sugar phosphate isomerase/epimerase family protein codes for MGILEKVQVNLPLPLLLKNLSGVLAIGLQPEIYFSGATLDHLPWQEVKKVAQQLSQKNISVTFHAPFMDLSPGAVDDKIREITAFRFNQVMDLVPYFHPRAIIFHPGYDRWRFDDDVALWVTNSLLTWRPLVERAETLAVKLALENVFEENPSILTKLLQAVHSPFLGYCLDTGHGHIFSEVAISEWIEALGSYLVEVHLHDNHRQADEHLPMGLGKIDFDGIFSCLRAQNLQPIYTIEPHLEEHLEPSLRALEKYLK; via the coding sequence ATGGGTATTTTAGAGAAAGTGCAAGTAAATCTCCCTCTACCCCTGCTCTTGAAAAACTTGTCAGGGGTGTTGGCAATAGGGTTACAACCGGAGATCTATTTCAGCGGCGCCACTCTGGACCACCTTCCCTGGCAGGAAGTCAAGAAGGTGGCCCAGCAATTAAGCCAAAAAAACATTTCCGTAACTTTCCACGCCCCTTTCATGGACCTCAGCCCGGGTGCGGTGGACGATAAAATTCGCGAAATCACCGCTTTCCGATTCAATCAGGTTATGGACCTCGTTCCTTATTTTCATCCTCGCGCCATCATATTCCATCCTGGATATGACCGCTGGCGCTTTGACGACGATGTGGCCCTCTGGGTGACCAATAGCCTTCTAACCTGGAGGCCGCTGGTGGAACGAGCGGAAACGCTTGCCGTAAAGCTGGCCCTGGAAAATGTCTTTGAAGAAAATCCCTCCATTCTCACGAAACTCCTCCAAGCCGTTCATTCTCCTTTCCTGGGTTACTGCCTGGACACGGGGCATGGGCACATCTTCTCGGAAGTGGCGATCAGCGAGTGGATCGAGGCTCTCGGTTCTTACCTGGTCGAAGTTCATCTTCACGATAATCACCGCCAGGCCGACGAGCATCTTCCCATGGGACTGGGAAAGATTGATTTTGACGGAATTTTTTCTTGCCTGCGGGCCCAAAATCTTCAGCCCATCTACACCATTGAACCCCACCTGGAGGAGCACCTCGAACCCAGCCTGCGGGCCCTCGAAAAATACCTTAAATAA
- a CDS encoding DUF3426 domain-containing protein — protein sequence MPPRKKPAASRFSSPRVIIIIILILIGIGYGASLVWKNSEVSREIGSRFSILKQYLGLSDKTEGFLALEKVKGYYLENKRLTRIFVIEGQAVNHWQEARSFIKVKGTLLDAKGEKVEEKTGYCGNILLEEDLKAFSREEIAKSLSSQFGETFSNVNISPGKSVPFMIVFTDFSSGRMPGRPEQQPAAKAGEGSPGISDFLVEVVSSQKGSRDQSWPPSAPK from the coding sequence ATGCCGCCGCGAAAAAAACCGGCCGCCAGCCGTTTCTCCTCACCCAGGGTTATTATCATCATTATTCTTATCCTAATCGGCATTGGCTACGGGGCCTCCCTGGTCTGGAAAAATTCTGAGGTTTCCCGAGAAATAGGATCCCGCTTTTCGATCCTGAAGCAGTATTTGGGCCTGAGCGATAAAACCGAGGGCTTCCTTGCCCTGGAAAAAGTGAAGGGATATTACCTGGAGAACAAAAGGCTTACCAGGATTTTTGTCATTGAAGGCCAGGCGGTCAATCATTGGCAAGAAGCTCGCAGCTTTATCAAAGTCAAGGGGACGCTCCTGGACGCCAAAGGTGAAAAGGTAGAGGAAAAAACCGGTTATTGCGGGAATATTTTACTGGAGGAAGATTTAAAGGCTTTTTCCCGAGAAGAGATTGCCAAGAGTCTGTCCTCCCAATTCGGAGAAACATTTTCTAACGTAAACATTTCCCCAGGGAAATCCGTTCCTTTTATGATTGTCTTTACCGACTTCTCTTCCGGCCGAATGCCGGGCAGACCGGAACAACAACCTGCCGCCAAGGCCGGCGAAGGTTCCCCAGGAATTTCTGACTTCCTTGTGGAAGTGGTCAGTTCCCAGAAAGGATCCAGGGACCAGAGTTGGCCCCCCTCTGCCCCTAAATAA
- the hpt gene encoding hypoxanthine phosphoribosyltransferase, translated as MKLLFSEKEVQKKVEALAGKISQDFSGKEILLVGVLKGAFIFMADLARQMTIPVKMDFVRLASYGTGIRSSGKVKFTKDLETPLRGQNVIVVEDIIDTGITLKHLSQCLKARRPRSLKVVALLDKPGRREVNFHADYVGFRIDDHFVVGYGLDCAEEYRNLRGIYVLK; from the coding sequence ATGAAGCTGCTTTTCTCGGAAAAAGAAGTTCAAAAGAAAGTAGAAGCGCTCGCCGGCAAAATATCCCAAGACTTTTCAGGGAAAGAAATTCTTTTGGTGGGAGTCCTCAAAGGAGCCTTTATCTTCATGGCTGACTTGGCTCGCCAAATGACCATCCCCGTGAAAATGGATTTTGTCCGTCTGGCCAGTTATGGCACGGGAATCCGGTCTTCAGGGAAAGTAAAGTTCACCAAAGATTTGGAGACTCCTTTAAGGGGGCAAAACGTAATCGTGGTGGAAGACATTATCGATACCGGAATTACTTTAAAACATCTTTCCCAGTGCCTGAAGGCCCGTAGACCCCGCTCCCTAAAAGTGGTGGCCCTTCTGGATAAACCCGGGCGTAGGGAGGTCAATTTTCATGCCGATTATGTGGGGTTTCGAATCGATGATCATTTCGTGGTGGGATACGGATTGGATTGCGCAGAGGAATACCGCAATTTGCGGGGAATATATGTTTTAAAATAA